One Setaria viridis chromosome 5, Setaria_viridis_v4.0, whole genome shotgun sequence genomic region harbors:
- the LOC117855087 gene encoding leucine-rich repeat protein 1, with product MMAAGAGVRAAGALALALVLALAGANSEGDALSALRRSLRDPGGVLQSWDPTLVNPCTWFHVTCDSGNRVTRLDLGNLNLSGHLVPELGKLEHLQYLELYKNNIQGTIPSELGNLKNLISLDLYKNNISGTIPPALGNLKSLVFLRLNGNRLTGPIPRELAGISSLKVVDVSSNDLCGTIPTSGPFEHIPLSNFEKNPRLEGPELQGLAVYDTNC from the exons AtgatggcggcgggggcgggggtgaGGGCGGCGGGAGCCCTGGCGCTTGCGCTCGTGCTCGCGCTGGCGGGGGCCAACTCCGAGGGGGACGCGCTCTCGGCGCTGCGCCGCAGCCTCAGGGACCCCGGCGGCGTGCTCCAGAGCTGGGACCCCACGCTCGTCAACCCCTGCACCTGGTTCCACGTCACCTGCGACAGCGGCAACCGCGTCACGCGCCT AGATCTTGGTAATTTGAACTTATCTGGTCATCTGGTGCCTGAGCTTGGAAAATTGGAGCATCTGCAGTATCT GGAGCTTTACAAGAATAACATTCAAGGAACAATCCCGTCTGAGCTTGGTAACTTGAAGAACCTAATAAGCTTGGACTTGTACAAGAACAACATTTCAGGGACAATACCTCCTGCCCTTGGAAATTTGAAGTCCCTCGTATTCTT GCGGCTCAATGGCAATCGTTTGACTGGGCCGATCCCAAGGGAACTGGCTGGAATTTCTAGTCTGAAAGTTGT TGATGTTTCAAGTAATGACCTGTGCGGGACAATTCCAACTTCTGGACCATTTGAACACATTCCTCTGAGCAA CTTTGAGAAGAACCCACGCTTGGAAGGTCCAGAACTACAAGGCCTGGCCGTATATGACACCAACTGCTAG
- the LOC117855082 gene encoding L-2-hydroxyglutarate dehydrogenase, mitochondrial, whose translation MLLLRRLAGAARRRGLAARGLASGAPREAADAVVVGAGVVGLAVARALAMAGREVVVVEAGPSFGTGTSSRNSEVIHAGIYYPPRSLKARLCVRGKEMLYKYCAERGVAHKQLGKLIVATGAAETGKLDMLLRNANENGVNDLQLMEGSQAMELEPELRCLKALLSPSTGIVDSHSFMLSLLADAENLGTTISYNTAVIGGQVGYEGLELHICESKELQNHPVGSHVTPQLVLLPKLLINSAGLSAVPLAKQFHGLDQAFVPNPHYARGCYFTLSQTKSPFSHLIYPLPEDGGIGVHVTIDLNGQVRFGPDVEWLDGGEDPVSCFLNRFDYSVNPTRCSVFYPVVRKYFPNLKDGSLEPGYSGIRPKLSGPGQPPSDFVIQGQDIHGITGLVNLFGIESPGLTSSLSIAEHIVSRYL comes from the exons ATGCTCCTGCTGCGGCGCCTGGCCGGGGCGGCCCGCCGGCGGGGACTCGCGGCGCGAGGCCTCGCGTCGGGGGCCCCGCGAGAGGCGGCGGACGCCGTGGTGGTGGGCGCGGGCGTCGTCGGCCTCGCGGTGGCGCGCGCGCTGGCGATGGCCGGCCGCGAGGTGGTCGTGGTCGAGGCGGGCCCCAGCTTCGGCACCGGCACAAGCTCCCGCAACAGCGAGGTCATCCACGCCGGCATCTACTACCCGCCGCGCAGCCTCAAG GCTAGGCTTTGTGTAAGGGGAAAGGAAATGCTCTACAAGTACTGTGCAGAACGAGGGGTTGCACACAAACAACTCGGTAAACTCATTGTTGCAACTGGTGCTGCAGAGACCGGAAAGCTGGATATGCTCCTCAGGAATGCTAATGAAAATGGGGTCAATGATCTCCAGTTGATGGAGGGTTCTCAAGCTATGGAGCTGGAACCTGAGCTTCGTTGTCTTAAAGCTTTACTGTCACCTAGTACTGGGATAGTTGACTCTCATTCATTCATGCTCTCCCTTTTG GCTGATGCTGAAAACTTGGGAACAACCATATCCTATAACACTGCAGTTATCGGTGGGCAGGTTGGATATGAAGGCCTCGAACTCCATATTTGTGAAAGCAAAGAACTGCAGAACCATCCTGTAGGGTCACATGTGACCCCACAGCTTGTTTTGCTCCCAAAGCTTCTGATAAACTCAGCAGGTTTGAGTGCAGTTCCACTTGCCAAACAATTTCATGGTCTTGACCAAGCATTTGTGCCCAACCCTCATTATGCTCGTGGATGTTACTTCACCCTCTCTCAAACGAAGAGTCCTTTCAGCCACTTGATATATCCTCTACCAGAGGATGGTGGTATAGGGGTCCATGTCACAATTGACTTGAATGGCCAAGTTAGATTTGGCCCAGATGTTGAATGGCTAGATGGTGGAGAGGATCCTGTGTCATGTTTTCTAAATAG ATTTGATTACTCAGTCAACCCCACCCGATGTTCTGTATTTTACCCTGTGGTAAGGAAGTATTTCCCAAATCTCAAGGACGGGTCATTGGAACCTGGTTATTCTGGGATTAGACCAAAGCTTTCTGGTCCTGGACAGCCTCCTTCGGATTTTGTCATTCAG GGGCAGGATATCCATGGTATTACTGGGCTGGTTAACTTGTTCGGAATAGAATCCCCTGGTTTGACATCAAGCTTGTCCATTGCAGAACACATTGTTTCGAGATATTTGTGA
- the LOC117855086 gene encoding probable U3 small nucleolar RNA-associated protein 11: MSSLRNAIPRRAHKERAQPEARKKFGILEKHKDYVVRATAYHRKEKIIAKLREKAAFRNPDEFYFKMINNRTVGGVHRPKPEDNKYTEEELLLLKNKDMGYIFQSIQSEKKKIEKLSSTLHELDTKRPNKHVYFAEDREEAKEIRSRIGESSNMPSFDNIPSRIKKKTASSYRELDERKQRLQKLEKLYGDMALQKELKKPGHKRKLREDETVNPTSQPVYKWRAQRKR, encoded by the exons atgtCGTCGCTGCGGAACGCGATTCCGCGGCGGGCTCACAAGGAGCGTGCACAGCC GGAGGCGAGGAAAAAGTTTGGGATTCTTGAGAAGCACAAGGACTATGTCGTCCGGGCGACAGCTTACCACCGCAAGGAGAAAATTATCGCG AAACTGAGGGAGAAGGCAGCATTCAGGAATCCAGATGAGTTCTACTTTAAGATGATCAACAATAGGACTGTTGGTGGAGTTCATAGGCCAAA GcctgaagataataagtataccGAAGAGGAACTTCTATTGTTGAAAAATAAAGATATGGGATATATCTTTCAGAGTATTCAAAGTGAAAAAAAG AAAATCGAGAAGTTAAGCTCAACACTTCATGAATTGGATACCAAGCGTCCAAACAAGCATGTTTATTTTGCTGAAGACAG AGAAGAAGCCAAAGAAATACGATCCAGGATAGGAGAAAGCAGCAACATGCCTAGTTTTGACAACATCCCTTCTCGTATAAAGAA GAAAACAGCTTCTTCATACAGGGAGTTAGATGAGAGGAAGCAGAGGCTTCAAAAGCTTGAGAAATTGTATGGAGACATGGCCTTGCAAAAAGAATTGAAG AAacctggacacaagaggaaacTCCGTGAAGATGAGACAGTGAATCCAACATCACAGCCTGTTTATAAGTGGCGAGCACAAAGGAAGCGGTGA
- the LOC117855081 gene encoding ribonuclease III domain-containing protein RNC1, chloroplastic, with protein MAPPAMAFQVLTLTPLPLSLPSSNRRFRVRVLAVAADQTPPPPPVPPSEPANSPSRLLRELAQRKKAVSPKKKHPPRRFILKPPLDDERLTRRFLSSPQLSLKALPLLSSCLPSAPLSTADRTWMDEYLLEAKQALGYPLAPSETLGEGDDCPARHFDVLLYLAFQHLDPSCERTRTRHVRNGHSRLWFLGQYVLELAFCEFFLQRYPRESPGPMRERVFALIGKKVLPKWLKAASLHNLVFPYDDLDKMIRKDREPPSKAVFWALFGAIYLCFGMPEVYRVLFEAFGMDPDDESCQPKLRRQLEDVDYVSVEFEKRQLTWQDVAAYRPPPDALFAHPRLFRACVPPGMHRFRGNIWDFDSRPKVMNTLGYPLPMNDRIPEITEARNIELGLGLQLCFLHPSKHKFEHPRFCFERLEYVGQKIQDLVLAERLLMKHLDAPGRWLAEKHRRMLMNKYCGRYLRDKHLHHYVIYGESVQEKFEHNRRLRNPSTTSVQQALHGLAYCVYGKPDVRRLMFEVFDFEQVQPKAV; from the exons ATGGCGCCACCCGCCATGGCGTTCCAAGTCCTCACCCTCACGCcactccccctctctctccccagcTCGAACCGCCGATTTCGCGTccgcgtcctcgccgtcgcggccgaccagacccctccgccgccgccggtgccccctTCGGAGCCGGCGAACAGCCCTAGCCGCCTCCTCCGGGAGCTCGCGCAGCGGAAGAAGGCCGTATCCCCCAAGAAGAAGCACCCGCCGCGCCGGTTCATCCTCAAGCCTCCGCTCGACGACGAGCGCCTCACCCGGCGTTTCCTCAGCAGCCCGCAGTTGTCACTCAAGGCGCTCCCGCTGCTCTCCTCATGCCTCCCCTCCGCGCCGCTCTCCACCGCCGACAGGACCTGGATGGACGAGTACCTCCTCGAGGCCAAGCAGGCGCTCGGGTACCCGCTCGCGCCCTCGGAGACGCTCGGCGAAGGTGATGACTGCCCCGCCCGTCATTTCGATGTGCTGCTCTACCTCGCGTTCCAGCATCTGGACCCCTCCTGCGAGCGCACGCGGACGCGGCACGTCCGGAACGGCCACTCCAGGCTCTGGTTCCTGGGCCAGTACGTCCTGGAGCTCGCGTTCTGTGAGTTCTTCTTGCAGAGGTACCCCAGGGAATCACCCGGGCCGATGAGGGAGCGGGTGTTCGCTCTGATTGGGAAGAAGGTGTTGCCCAAATGGCTCAAGGCGGCCAGCCTGCACAACTTGGTGTTCCCTTATGATGATTTGGATAAGATGATACGCAAGGACCGGGAGCCGCCATCCAA GGCTGTATTCTGGGCATTATTTGGGGCTATATATTTGTGCTTTGGGATGCCCGAAGTCTATCGAGTCCTTTTTGAGGCATTTGGGATGGACCCTGATGATGAGAGCTGTCAGCCAAAATTGAGGCGCCAACTAGAAGATGTTGATTATGTCTCAGTGGAGTTTGAAAAGAGACAACTCACATGGCAGGATGTTGCTGCCTACAGG CCACCACCAGATGCCCTTTTCGCTCATCCGAGGCTTTTCCGAGCTTGTGTGCCACCAGGCATGCATCGTTTCAGAGGAAACATTTGGGATTTTGACAGTAGACCCAAGGTCATGAACACCCTAGGATATCCCTTGCCCATGAATGACAGAATTCCTGAAATCACAGAAGCAAGGAATATAGAGCTTGGACTTGGTCTACAG CTCTGCTTTTTGCACCCGTCAAAACATAAGTTTGAGCATCCAAGATTCTGTTTTGAGCGACTCGAATATGTTGGCCAGAAGATTCAG GATCTTGTGCTGGCTGAGAGGCTGCTCATGAAGCATCTAGATGCACCAGGCAGGTGGTTGGCGGAGAAGCATAGGAGGATGTTGATGAACAAGTATTGCGGACGATACCTGCGGGACAAGCACCTGCACCACTACGTTATCTATGGGGAATCGGTGCAAGAGAAATTTGAACACAACCGACGTCTCAGGAATCCTTCAACAACCTCTGTCCAGCAAGCGTTACACGGGCTTGCATACTGCGTGTATGGCAAACCTGACGTGCGGCGCTTGATGTTTGAGGTGTTTGACTTCGAACAGGTTCAGCCGAAAGCAGTATGA
- the LOC117855083 gene encoding uncharacterized protein, with protein sequence MANPRRAIALHIQTQPPPLPTTTPLPPHSSLGSSLLHFLKRPASFPFLLSLFVLLTWLSLRFHRPSPPPSLGGRPAVVHEPQANLVRFPAELHPTPIARDGRGWLLDPVAAARDAGLPGGAFACLSLHVGQIQPGGLRGNHRHHTCNETFVIWGAKTKFRLENADVKDKGYGEAIIAADEVGIVASTRSTAHALINMDVQPTFFIGCQDTLINPNSSNTDYKVWKDL encoded by the exons ATGGCGAACCCAAGGAGAGCTATCGCGCTGCACATCCAGACCCAACCGCCGCCTctccccaccaccaccccacTGCCGCCGCACTCCTCCCTGGGGTCGTCGCTGCTGCATTTCCTGAAGCGGCCGGCGTCCTTCCCGTTCCTCCTTTccctcttcgtcctcctcacCTGGCTCTCGCTCCGCTtccaccgcccctccccgcccccgtcgctcgGAGGCCGCCCCGCCGTCGTGCACGAACCCCAGGCCAACCTCGTCCGCTTCCCCGCCGAGCTTCACCCCACCCCCATCGCCCGCGACGGGCGCGGGTGGCTGCTCGACCCCGTCGCCGCAGCCCGCGACGCCGGCCTTCCAG GTGGTGCATTTGCTTGTTTATCGCTGCACGTAGGACAGATCCAGCCAGGTGGTTTGCGTGGCAATCATCGTCACCATACGTGCAATGAGACATTCGTCATCTGGGGTGCAAAGACAAAATTCAGG TTAGAAAATGCTGACGTAAAAGATAAGGGATATGGAGAGGCCATAATTGCAGCTGACGAGGTCGGCATTGTTGCAAGTACAAGATCGACTGCGCATGCCTTGATCAATATGGATGTGCAACCTACCTTCTTCATTGGATGTCAGGATACACTGATAAATCCTAACAGCTCAAATACTGACTACAAGGTCTGGAAAGATCTATGA
- the LOC117855088 gene encoding calmodulin-3, protein MADQLSDDQIAEFKEAFSLFDKDGDGCITTKELGAVMRSLGQNPTEAELQDMITEVDSDGNGTVDFPEFLGLMARKMRDSDSEEELREAFRVFDKDQNGFISAAELRHVMANLGERLADAEVDEMVREADVDGDGSINYDEFVKVMMAKRRSKRTEEKPVRGGKKKPGTSDAGKRPQKCVIL, encoded by the exons ATGGCGGACCAGCTCAGCGACGACCAGATTGCAGAGTTCAAGGAGGCCTTCAGCCTCTTCGACAAGGATGGCGACG GCTGCATCACCACCAAGGAGCTTGGAGCGGTGATGCGTTCCCTGGGTCAGAACCCGACGGAGGCGGAGCTGCAGGACATGATCACGGAGGTGGACTCCGACGGCAACGGCACCGTGGACTTCCCGGAGTTCCTGGGGCTGATGGCGCGAAAGATGAGGGACAGCGACTCGGAGGAGGAGCTCAGGGAGGCGTTCCGCGTGTTCGACAAGGACCAGAACGGCTTCATctcggcggcggagctccggcACGTGATGGCCAACCTCGGGGAGAGGCTGGCCGACGCGGAGGTCGACGAGATGGTCCGCGAGGccgacgtcgacggcgacgggagCATCAACTACGACGAGTTCGTCAAGGTCATGATGGCCAA ACGGAGGAGCAAGAGGacggaggagaagccggtgcgCGGCGGCAAGAAGAAGCCGGGGACGTCCGACGCCGGCAAGCGCCCCCAGAAATGCGTCATCCTGTGA
- the LOC117855085 gene encoding proteasome subunit alpha type-3, with translation MSSIGTGYDLSVTTFSPDGRVFQVEYATKAVDNSGTVVGIKCKDGIVLGVEKLVTSKMMLEGSNQRIHSVHRHSGLSVAGLAADGRQIVSRAKSEAASYEKVYGEPISVKELADRVASYVHLCTLYWWLRPFGCGVILGGYDRDGPQLYMIEPSGVSYKYFGAALGKGRQAAKTEIEKLKLSELTCREGIVEVAKIIYGVHDEAKDKAFELELSWVCDESNRQHQKVPNDLLEQAKAAAQAALEEMDAD, from the exons ATGAGCAGCATAGGCACAGGTTACGATCTGTCAGTTACCACCTTCTCTCCGGATGGCCGTGTCTTCCAGGTCGAGTACGCCACCAAGGCTGTCGACAACAGCGG GACTGTTGTTGGAATCAAGTGCAAAGATGGCATTGTCCTG GGTGTTGAGAAGCTGGTAACTTCAAAGATGATGCTGGAGGGGTCCAACCAGAGGATCCATTCAGTGCACCGGCACTCTGGCTTG TCTGTTGCTGGTTTGGCAGCAGATGGCAGGCAAATTGTTTCAAGGGCCAAATCAGAAGCTGCCAGCTACGAAAA GGTCTATGGGGAACCCATTTCTGTGAAGGAATTGGCAGATCGTGTGGCAAGTTATGTTCATCTTTGCACGCTGTACTGGTGGCTGAG GCCTTTTGGTTGTGGTGTTATTCTTGGAGGTTATGATAGGGATGGGCCACAGCTGTACATGATAGAGCCCTCAGGAGTCTCCTAC AAATACTTCGGTGCTGCATTGGGGAAGGGTAGACAGGCTGCAAAAAC TGAGATAGAGAAGTTGAAGCTTTCAGAGCTTACCTGCCGGGAAGGCATTGTTGAAGTTGCAAAGAT AATTTATGGAGTGCATGACGAAGCAAAGGACAAAGCTTTCGAGTTGGAGTTGAGCTGGGTCTGTGACGAATCAAACCGCCAGCATCAGAAG GTACCAAATGATCTGTTGGAGCAGGCCAAGGCTGCTGCTCAGGCAGCTCTGGAGGAAATGGATGCTGACTAA
- the LOC117855089 gene encoding uncharacterized protein, with amino-acid sequence MPPSRLVHLILLATLSLLLAQTLASSSPAPAAATAAGAAAEPGDPCAAADADGDVALCPVRCFRPDPVCGADGVTYWCGCPEAACAGARVARRGYCEVGAGSAPVSGQALLLVHIVWLFVLGAAVLLGFL; translated from the coding sequence atgccgccctcACGCCTCGtccacctcatcctcctcgcCACGCTCTCGCTCCTCCTCGCGCAAACCctagcctcctcctccccggcgcccgccgcggcgacggcggcgggggcggctgcgGAGCCCGGGGACCCATGCGCCGCGGCGGACGCGGACGGCGACGTCGCGCTGTGCCCCGTGCGGTGCTTCCGCCCGGACCCGGTCTGCGGCGCCGACGGGGTCACGTACTGGTGCGGCTGCCCCGAGGCGGCCTGCGCGGGGGCCCGCGTCGCGCGGCGCGGCTACTGCGAGGTCGGCGCCGGCTCCGCGCCCGTCTCCGGCCAGGCGCTGCTGCTCGTCCACATCGTCTGGCTCTTCgtgctcggcgccgccgtcctcctcggcttcctctga
- the LOC117855084 gene encoding oil body-associated protein 1A, translated as MFSNQKNSDDRGQPARHRPFPPLPQLHAQQSAVSATQRGHGRSQHLRPHQMDPRRHVSLPESHVCSCMSPAHSLLTTAQRATVSSRKRKAGEEEERAPMAESCHDVEVPGKPTEVGTALLETATGTIQGFAPVNQIHQHLCAFHFYADDMSRQVEAHHFCAHLNEDVRQCLVFDGPGAGARLIGVEYIVSEPVFLTLPDTEKPLWHTHEFEVKGGVLFMPGVPGVVERRDLEKVCRTYGKTVHFWQVDRGDALPLGLPQIMMALTREGQLRQDLADCVEKKFGVSFQKERENRAYMSGLEHGIHPLANAAGKGLKTEIREVDIPATTTAGAARVFT; from the exons ATGTTTTCAAACCAAAAAAACTCTGATGACAGGGGCCAGCCGGCCAGGCACCGCCCCTTCCCTCCGCTTCCTCAGCTGCATGCTCAGCAGTCAGCAGTCTCCGCAACACAACGTGGCCACGGCCGATCTCAACACCTACGACCGCACCAGATGGATCCCCGCAGACACGTATCTCTTCCAGAGTCACACGTGTGCAGCTGCATGAGCCCAGCTCACTCCCTTTTAACAACAGCTCAACGCGCAACTGTCTCgtcgaggaagaggaaagcaggggaggaggaagagagagctCCGATGGCGGAATCATGCCACGACGTGGAGGTTCCCGGCAAGCCGACGGAGGTTGGGACGGCGCTGCTGGAGACGGCGACGGGCACGATCCAGGGGTTCGCGCCGGTGAATCAGATCCACCAACACCTGTGTGCGTTCCACTTCTACGCCGACGACATGTCCCGGCAGGTGGAGGCGCACCACTTCTGCGCGCACCTCAACGAGGACGTCCGCCAGTGCCTCGTCTTCGAcgggcccggcgccggcgcgcggctCATCGGCGTGGAGTACATCGTCTCGGAGCCGGTGTTCCTGACGCTGCCCGACACCGAGAAGCCGCTGTGGCACACCCACGAGTTCGAGGTGAAGGGCGGGGTGCTCTTCATGCCGGGCGTGCCCGGGGTGGTGGAGCGCCGGGACCTGGAGAAGGTGTGCAGGACCTACGGCAAGACCGTCCACTTCTGGCAGGTGGACCGCGGCGACGCGCTCCCGCTCGGGCTCCCGCAGATCATGATGGCGCTCACGCGAGAGGGGCAGCTCCGGCAGGACCTGGCTGACT GTGTGGAGAAGAAGTTCGGCGTGTCGTTccagaaggagagggagaaccGGGCGTACATGAGCGGGCTGGAGCACGGAATCCACCCGCTGGCGAACGCCGCCGGTAAGGGACTCAAGACCGAGATCCGTGAGGTGGACATCCCGGCGACCacgaccgccggcgccgccagggTCTTCACTTGA
- the LOC117857961 gene encoding histone-lysine N-methyltransferase, H3 lysine-9 specific SUVH3 translates to MNRPSNFMPTPDQDVLDIKPLRTLAPMFPAPLGVNTSNQSTTPPLIFVTPAEQFQGGFGAWNKSSAQSFFAFGGKDACGGKAHTFGDQNVDGGKAATFCDQDTVGSENAAVGDQGCAGGQSAAHWTSDVSANANGPIDATPISAYRATRPNVISLDDDDDDDENYIANQTSASGRKIKRPSRLSGYNMNDGMGSDSSNSMKTKRPKPSHKKASANNELAVVPPSGDPREIVEAVLMTFEALRRRHLQMDEEQETSKRADLKAGAIMMARNLRANTGKRIGVVPGVEIGDIFYFRMELCIIGLHAPSMAGIDYMTAKFGDEDDSIAICIVAAGGYDNKDDDTDVLVYSGSGGNSRNNEERHDQKLERGNLALERSLSRKNLIRVVRGYKDPGCLTGKVYIYDGLYRIHESWKEKTKSGTFCFKYKLLREPGQPDGVAIWKMSQKWLENPTTRGSVLHPDLSSGAENLPVFLVNDIDNDEGPHHFTYITQIKHLKPPSSIKPVQGCTCLSVCLPGDANCSCAQRNGGNLPYGSSGLLVCRKPMVYECGESCRCSFNCRNKVTQKGVRIHFEVFKTGNRGWGLRSWDPIRAGSFLCEYVGEAIDDAKCDLNSHEDDYMFQTLCPGEKTLKWNYGPELIGEQSTNISADTFEPLPLKISAKKMGNVSRFMNHSCAPNVFWQPVQFDHEDDHRPHIMFFALKHIPPMTELTYDYGDIGTDSSGVPRAKNCLCGSSNCRGFFI, encoded by the coding sequence ATGAATCGGCCATCAAATTTCATGCCTACTCCTGATCAGGATGTTCTGGATATCAAGCCCTTGAGGACATTGGCTCCAATGTTCCCTGCGCCCTTGGGTGTCAATACATCTAACCAGTCAACCACCCCACCGTTGATATTCGTCACTCCTGCTGAGCAGTTTCAAGGGGGGTTTGGTGCTTGGAACAAATCTTCTGCCCAGTCATTTTTCGCTTTCGGCGGCAAGGATGCTTGTGGAGGCAAGGCTCATACTTTTGGTGATCAGAATGTTGATGGTGGCAAGGCTGCCACTTTTTGTGATCAGGATACTGTTGGCAGTGAGAATGCTGCAGTTGGTGATCAGGGTTGTGCTGGAGGGCAGTCTGCTGCACATTGGACTTCAGATGTGAGTGCCAATGCTAATGGCCCCATTGACGCCACTCCCATTTCAGCTTACAGGGCAACACGGCCTAATGTTATATCACtggacgatgatgatgacgatgacgagAATTATATTGCTAACCAGACATCAGCATCTGGAAGGAAGATTAAGAGGCCATCCCGCCTAAGCGGATATAATATGAACGATGGTATGGGCAGCGATAGCTCCAATAGCATGAAGACTAAACGCCCCAAGCCCTCTCACAAGAAAGCTTCTGCTAACAATGAGCTTGCTGTGGTGCCTCCATCTGGTGATCCCAGGGAAATTGTGGAGGCAGTTCTCATGACATTTGAGGCACTGCGGCGTAGGCATCTTCAAATGGATGAGGAACAAGAGACTAGCAAACGTGCAGACCTGAAGGCTGGCGCCATCATGATGGCCAGGAATCTTAGGGCCAACACGGGGAAAAGGATAGGGGTTGTTCCTGGCGTTGAAATAGGGGATATTTTCTACTTCAGGATGGAGCTATGTATTATCGGTCTGCATGCTCCTAGCATGGCCGGAATTGATTATATGACTGCCAAGTTTGGTGATGAGGATGATTCCATTGCAATATGTATTGTTGCTGCAGGTGGATATGACAACAAGGATGATGATACAGATGTTCTGGTTTACAGCGGTTCAGGAGGCAATAGCAGGAACAACGAGGAGCGGCATGACCAGAAGCTTGAGAGGGGCAACCTGGCTCTTGAGAGGAGCCTGTCCAGAAAAAATTTAATCCGGGTAGTACGGGGCTATAAGGATCCAGGCTGCTTGACTGGGAAGGTTTATATTTATGATGGCCTCTACAGGATTCATGAGTCATGGAAGGAGAAAACAAAGAGTGGAACATTTTGTTTCAAGTACAAGCTGCTGAGAGAGCCAGGACAACCTGATGGGGTTGCAATTTGGAAGATGTCCCAGAAATGGCTAGAGAATCCAACAACTAGAGGCAGTGTTTTACACCCCGATCTATCTTCTGGTGCAGAAAATCTCCCAGTGTTTCTTGTTAATGACATTGACAATGATGAAGGACCGCATCATTTCACCTATATTACTCAGATCAAACACTTGAAACCACCCAGCTCTATAAAACCTGTACAGGGTTGCACATGTCTTAGTGTTTGTCTGCCTGGTGATGCCAACTGCAGTTGTGCACAGCGTAATGGAGGCAACTTACCGTATGGCTCATCAGGATTGCTAGTCTGCCGCAAGCCTATGGTTTATGAATGTGGTGAATCCTGTCGGTGTTCATTCAACTGCCGTAACAAGGTGACCCAAAAAGGAGTTAGGATCCACTTTGAGGTCTTTAAGACCGGAAATCGAGGCTGGGGTCTTCGTTCATGGGACCCCATACGAGCTGGTTCATTTTTATGCGAGTATGTTGGTGAGGCTATTGATGATGCTAAATGTGATTTGAATAGTCATGAGGATGATTATATGTTTCAAACATTGTGTCCTGGTGAGAAGACTTTAAAATGGAATTACGGACCTGAATTGATAGGGGAGCAAAGCACAAATATTTCAGCTGATACCTTTGAGCCTCTGCCTCTTAAGATAAGTGCAAAAAAAATGGGAAACGTCTCGCGTTTCATGAACCATAGTTGTGCTCCTAATGTCTTCTGGCAACCAGTTCAGTTTGACCATGAAGATGATCATCGCCCGCATATCATGTTCTTTGCAttgaagcacattcctcccatgaCAGAGTTGACTTATGACTATGGTGATATTGGAACTGATTCTAGTGGTGTTCCTAGAGCTAAGAACTGCCTTTGTGGATCCTCGAACTGCCGGGGGTTCTTTATCTGA